The Brassica oleracea var. oleracea cultivar TO1000 chromosome C7, BOL, whole genome shotgun sequence sequence CTCAGCTCATGTAGAGTTACGTATATTTTGAGATTTAAATTAAAAAAGACATTGTTGTATTATTAGAGTACAGGTTGGTAGATAAATTAAATAAAAACAACAACTAGTTTATTACTTATTGAAAAAAGCCAAATCTTTGTGTTGCAGCCTTGCAGGCTGTGGAGTTCCACACAAATGTCGATAATAATAAAATGCTAAATCACAAAGTCTTTTTTTTTTTGATCAAATGCTAAATCACAAAGTCTATGTTCATATAATGGGGTCAAAAGTGATTTTCGCTTTTATTACAGTCTGCAAACACTCCGTAATCCATTGAACAACAACTTGCACGGCACGGCGCTGATGAGCCATCAGATAATCGGAGAAGAGTCACATAGCTACCTAGAGCATCATTAAGGGGGTTTTTAAGGTGAGTTTCTTGACATTTTTGATAGAATACAAAAAACTGTCTAATATAGTTGTGGATATGTATTAAAGTGTTACAGATTTTTTGGACTAAACAAATAATAATCAGATTTATGTTTTTTTTTTGGTTTAAAAAGAAACATATTAACCACGGTGGGAGATTACTTGAAGGAGCTTCGGCCCTACAATGGAAAGCCAACTGGGTTTGATTCGTTGGCTACCAGAACATTCACATTCTCTCTGGTTAAAGGGGCAATCCACCATTATTATTATTTTTTTAAAATAAACATTTTTTTAAAAAAAATACATTCCAACTGCATAACAGGATATGGACCATATGAGAAAAGATACATTAAATGGGCCAGGAATATTTCTTAAGCCCATGAGCCCAGGAATCAAAAATAATAAGGGTGATTATGTAAAATACAACGAACTCCTCAATAACCCTAATTTCACTTTCATCTCAATCACCCCCACTCGAATATTATAGCAGCGCCGACGAGGAAGCAGGAGAAGAAGAAGAAGAATCAGGAATAATGGCGACCGGCAAAACGGTAAAGGATGTCTCTCCACACGAGTTCGTCAAGGCTTACGCGGCCCACCTCAAGCGCTCCGGCAAGGTATAATAAATCTTACGATTCGCGTCATTTTTTGGAAATGGCCATTAGTTTCTGCATTTATTACAATATTATGTGGCTATGATGTGTAGATTGAGCTGCCACCGTGGACAGACATCGTCAAGACCGGCAAACTTAAGGAGCTTGCTCCTTATGACCCTGACTGGTACTACATCAGAGCTGGTATGTACATTTTCTCTTACATCTCTGGTCACTTGTCTAGTTTAGTGTCTGTGTTTCTGAGATTGAAAGCTGAAACTCTTTTTTTTTTTTTTGTAGCGTCGATGGCAAGGAAAGTGTACCTTAGAGGTGGACTTGGAGTTGGTGCGTTCCGAAGGATCTATGGAGGAAGCAAGAGGAACGGAAGCAGACCACCTCATTTCTGCAAGAGCAGTGGTGGTGTTGCTCGTCACATTCTTCAGCAACTCCAGACCATGAACATTGTCGACCTCGACACTAAAGGGTGAGTTGTTTCATCTTATCGTGAAATGATTTAAAAGCCCAAAAAATCTAATGGCAAGAAGGTCAATATATAAGCTTGTAAATGCACTTGTTTAGTCTCCTAGTTAGACTTGCTTAAAGTTGCAATTGTGACATGGGTTCATTTAAGACTTGTGTATTGTTTTGTTATTACTTGGTTCATTTTTCGACTTAAAAATCGTTTTTGACTAGCTAAACCTTCTTGCTTTTTCATTCTCATGTGATTAGGGGGAGGAAGATCACGTCAAGTGGTGAGAGAGATCTTGACCAAGTCGCAGGAAGGATCGCAGCTGCTATCTAAAATCGATGATCACAGGCTTTTTTTTTTTTTTTTTAGATTTAGATACATATGGAATGAGATTGCATTGGAAACCAGTAGTGGAATCCCTTCTCTCATTTTTTTGTTTTGTTTTGATGAGTTGTTTCTCTTTTACTCTGATGAGAAGACCCTATACGCAGTTTGATCTAATCGACGACCTTGTTCTCTCTTCAGTTTAATGATTTTTATTAGCTATAAACATATAATATAACTGTAACAATTTGATATGTTTTCATTATTAGCAAAAAAAAAAAACAAATGTTTTTCGTCGTCTTAATCGGAATGATCATATAAATTGATTGTAAAATTAATCAATTTTTGTACTTGTTACTATTATTCTTATTCTCCTCGGTGCGCATGTTTTTAAACAGAAAAGTTACCGCTAATTTTGAAAAGCGAAAGGAAACCCTTCAGCCTTTACGTGCGTTGATTTTTCAGATCTGTAAAAAGTCCAGACGCTTGGTTAAACCATGATTAACTGTCTAGTTACCACGTAACGTAGAGACATGCGTCCATATATTTACTAGGCCTAAGCTATTATCAATCCCTATTTTCGAGATTTATTTCAGCTAATTACCGAGATATATATATAGATATACAGTTTCCAAAGTTATCAGACAGTGTATATCATTGTCTGATTGGCGCTCTTTTAATTTGCTGAAGTGGCTTAAAAAGCAAACGTTGATAAATAAAGGAGTAGGATACAGTAGTATTCAATAACGTAGAGGTAGTAGTACAAGGAAAATAAATGAAAAAGACAAGACTCCGAGAAAGAAAAGCGAAAGGTTTCTTCGTCGAGATGGTAAAGCTATAATATGGAACCTTCTCAGTAGATTTAGATAGAGAGAGAGAGAAAGAGACAAAGTTCATTTCTTTTGCTCTCTCTTGCTTCATCTTTAAACCAACCGTGTTCTATAATCTCCGGCGATGATGACGACGGCCGAGGGTGAGTACTCGAAGGCCAAAACTTCGGTTTGGTGGGACATAGAGAACTGCGAGGTGCCTAAAGGCTGGGACGCGCACGCGATTGCTCAGAACGTGAGTTCTGCTTTGTTGAATATGAACTACGGTGGTCCTGTCTCAATCTCCGCGTACGGCGACACCAATCTGATCCCTCACGCTGTTCAGCAAGCGCTTTCTTCTACTGGTGTTGGTCTTAATCACGTCCCTGCAGGTTTCACTTCTCCCCAAAGTTCTCTCTTTTATTTTGTCCTATCTTTCTTAAAAGAAGGATCTTTGTTTTTGTTATTGTTGTTGGTGGTTAGCTGATCTAAGATCTTTATTTTTTTACAGCTATCTTTTTGCTATACAAGGGTAGAAATTGAATTGGGTTTCATCATATTGACTTTGGAGTTAAATCTTCTTTTGAGAAATAGTTATAAAAACTCAGTCTTTTTGCTTACCTATGTGATTAGTTGTGTTAGCTTCGCTCATAGCGAGTTGATTATGTTGTTTAGATAATGATCTTAGTTTTGTAACTGTTTAGGTAGCTTCTTTTTTTTTTTTTTTTTGTGTCGGAACAGGTAAAAGATTGATCGTTTGTGCTGTTTGGGTGGTCTTAACAGGAGTGAAAGATGCGAGTGACAAGAAGATACTAGTGGATATGTTGCTGTGGGCTGTAGACAACCCTGCACCAGCCAACTTCATGCTCATCTCAGGAGATAGGGACTTCTCCAATGCTCTTCACCAGCTAAGTATGAGGAGGTACACTATTCTCCTGGCTCAGCCTCCACGTGCCTCCGCTCCGCTTGTTGCAGCTGCTAAAAATGTATGGCTCTGGACAAGCCTAGCGTCTGGTGGTCCTCCTCTTACAAGTGGTGAATCCTCTCGACTTGTTAACAACGGGCGCGGTCTTGTCTCTAATTCTGAAGCGGCGAAAGATCAAGTTTCTGAACAGGCTCAGACCAGCAAACCAACAACTCTCTCAACGTCTGTCGCTGGAGATACCAAGGATCACAAAACCAGAGAAAACCATGTTCCGAGAGCAGTACCTCAGGATGAATGCAAAGGAGCCACAGGTGAATCTGTTACTTCTTCTGATAGTCTCAAAAATGTTGCTCCGCAAAAATCAGATAAAAGACATACATCTCAGGTAGACTAAAATTTTATCTATAAGTTCAGATCAAAGAAAATTGTTGGTATCTTTCTTCTAAAGAAATAGAAATTGTATGTTTTTTTCTATGCAGGCCGCGTCTGTACCCAGTCAAAAAACTCAGGCCAGCGTTAAAGCCAAACCAGTACAAGAAGCAAAGCTTTCGGAACCTGTATTTTGCAGTATTTGCCAGATCAGCTGCGCCACTAAGGATGCATATACAAAGCATACCTATGGTAAAAGACACCGGAGCAACTTGGAGCTCTCTAAGGAGGTTCTGGAGAAACAAAATGTTTACTATCATTGTCGTTTGTGCGATGTGACATGTCAGAGACAAGTGGTCTTTGATTCTCATCTCAGGGGTCAGAAACATGCTGCCATGCTGAGTCAATCAGAGGCAAGTTCGTAACTATTAGGCTATTCGACAACTTGAGCATTTACAAACATGCCAAAATTTATAATTATGTGTGCATATGCTTTAATATTTACTGTTGCTATAGGCACTCAATGATTCCAAGAAGCATCAGGAAAAAGGTGTCAGAGAAAAGGATCAACCAAGAGAAGCAGTCGCAAAGCCTAAATCATATACTGACTATGTTTGTGGTTTGTGCAATGTGGTGTGCAAGAGTCAATCTGTCTTTGATTCTCATCTAAGCGGCAAGAAGCACGCTTCCATGCTTAGCCAGTCAAAGGCAAGTTCAGTACTTTTTGCTATTCAAACTTCAGATTAGTAATTCAGAAACACATGTATTTATACATTGGTAAAATATATGATTGATATGATAACGTTGGATCAGGAACTCATTGGTTCTAAGAAGCTTCAAGAGAAAGGTGTTGGAGAAAAAGATATAGCAAGAGAAACAGTTGCAGAGCCCAAACCAAAGGCTGTCCACGTTTGTCGTTTGTGCAATGTGACATGCCAGAGTCCAATAGTTTTTGAGTCTCATCTAAGAGGCCAGAAGCATGCTGCAATGCTGACTCAATCAGAGGCAAGTTTATAACTGTTGGCTTTTTGGAAACTTTAGGAATCTACAAGCATTGGAAAAATTTACAATTTGGTTAACATGTCTGGTACTATACCGTTACCAGGCACTCGTTGATTCTAACAAGCTTCAAGAGAAAGGTGTCGGAGAAAAGGATCGACTAATAGAAGCAATTGGAGAGTCTCAGCTGCAGTCTCAAATGGCTCAAGAGAATAGCAAGTGTTTAGAGAAGCATGTTGCCATGGTGAATCAATCTGAGGCAAGTTTCTAACTTTTGTATATATGATACTTGGGATTTTATTAAACACACACAAAGTAAGTATTAACTATGGTAAAAACTGCAGGCACTCATTAATTCTAAGAAGCTTGAAGAAAAGGTTCAACCAATAGAAACAATTCTAGAACCTCAGTCGCAGTTTCAAAACCCTCAAGAGAACACCAAGTTCCTTGAGAAGCCAAACGTAGAGGTCAGAGAGATATGTGGCACCACAAAAAGCAATATAAAAGAAAATAATTCAAGTACCAAAGACTGGGTTGAGACTTCTTTCTTCGGTGACCTTTTATGTGATTCTAAAGCACCAGAAGAATCAAGGTAAATTTTGCCAACTTGGAATTGCTTAGTATCTCAAAAATGTATAGTTCTTACCTTTAATAATATCCTGTAACTTGTCACAGAGAATGTTTTGATGGCACTGTCAAGCCTGTAAACCTGTCTGGAGGAGCAACTGAGAAGGAAAAGGAGGTGATGGTACCCCAAGCAATAGCAGCTAGCAATAAAAGTTATGGAAGCCAGGGTTTGTCAACAGTGGTTACTAACAAAAACCATACTACGGTAGTGACAGCACTTCTTGTTGTACCTCTTTGTTTTTTTTGGATCAAAATCAAAGCCAATAGACTTTTTTTTTACTCTTGATGCAGCCTGGTTTTGTAGCTAGTGATGGTGCTAAGTCCAGCGTTTCAACCAATCATATAACGAAGGAACCAAATGTTTGTCCTGTCTTCTGCCATGTCTGCCAGATCAGCTGCGACAGCAAGGTTGCATTTGAAAATCACATCTATGGGAAAATACACCAACAGAAGAATGAAGAGAGATTGAAGAAGATATTGAACAATAACCATGCCGCCATGGTCAAGGAGCAAACAGAGGCAAGTTTTATAACTTTACTATTTGGTTTTCTTTAACGAATTTGGAATCTACTTTTTTTTTTATTGTCTGTATTGCAAAGCATACCACCCACTTCCCCTTGGGTTTTATTCCCATTTGAAGTATTAAGTATATACATAATGAAACAAAGAGAAAGAAGCTAAATTAGATTATTGTTGTAGCAGGCACACGTTGATTCAAGGAGAACACGACAAGAAGTTTACCAAAAAGAATTGGAACATGCACATCAAGAAAATGAAACAACACTTGTGAAGACTAAGGATCATGTGTTCCAAGGTGCACAACAAGTCAAAGAGGAAGTAAAGGAGATAAACCACATATCTGAGAGCGTCAGAAACGCCATATCGCATGCGTGCCCTGAACTGAATCAAGAGTCTTGTATACCCAAAGAATTGAGGTAAGAACCGTAAATCAGGGAGGGTTTGTGTCTTGAGCACTTTTTGATCAGTATGTGCTTTTCTAGTGCGTTTTTGATGATCACTTGTGTTACAGACTTGAGAGAGTACAACTTCCAGCAGACCGGAATGTGACCAAGAAGTTTGAAGATTGGTCCAAGCATAATCCCCTACCAACACCATCGCTATCCGTAAAAGACTGTTGGGACAGAGAGGCTGCCGAGAGGGAAGATGCTAAGGTTCAACCTGATAACTTTTGGACCAGACTTTGGGGGAAAAAGAGTTAAAAAAGCCTTGCTGAATAATTGTCTGATTTAAAACTGTAGTTTATGGTCAACTATTAACTTATATCTATGTTTAGTTGGTGTGTTCTAATGAGACTGAGAGAAAACAACGTTAAGCAAATTTGAAACAAAAATTAAACATATCCAGTTGTAATTTGTAAAGCTCTTCACTCCTTTCTCCTAAAGTCGAGTAGTTTTTATATACTTTTTCTTCTCTTTTCTCTTTGTCGTCTTTGCTTTGGAAAGCAAAAGCTTACTTGTACAACAGATTTTTAAAGTAGCATTACTAATAATTTTAAATACATTTTATTTAAAAAAAATATTTGACTTACATTTGAACATTATTATTTTTTTGTCCTAATTGTATCTATGTGGAGAAAATAAAATAACAAATATAATTATACTAGGTGATTTTCTCGTGCTCATGAACGGATATAAATGTTTCTAAAGTAAATGTACTATAATAATTGATTGCTATTTACTTTTAATTTTAAATTAATTTATAATTTGTATGCATTATTTAGATTAATAATATTATATTACTTTAATTATACATATGATTTTATATATCCTATATCTAATTGGTTTGTTGTTTTTACGGTTGATTTAGTTATCATTTGGGTAAATTGGACTACATCTATGAATTCAATTGTAATATGTTTTATTATATATATTAAAATTTTGATTAATTTTTTATTTGCATTTAGGTGGTTGTTGTCTTAGATATGTAAATATATTTTGTGAAGATTATGTATAACTTAAGATATATTGTGCTTAAAATGAAATAAAAAAATAAACTAAAGTGTCTGATTCTAAACTACACAAATTAATATAACGATAATATTCTGAAGTCTCATGCATGTATATAAATTTTACAAAAGAACTAAATTGTAACAGCTGGCTAATATTTTATTTTCATTTTTAATATGTTTTGAGTTATCCTATAATTTATATTTATAAGAAAATTACAATTCTTATAAAATTATATATTCTTATCGTAGCTAAATCTATGATTTTAGATATAAGTTGGATTAGTCGAGTCACTCGTGTTGTGAATATATTGAGTTACATATATTCTTTCAAATTCAAAATGAAATATAATTATTTTTTATTATAATTAAGTCAAATCAAATCAATTTTATTTGTGCATGTATTTTCATAATATTTATCAAATAATGTGTTGATATTTTTTTTAAATATTAGAAAATAGAGTGATCATCAATAGGAAGTTATATGCATAGGTAGCAATATATTTTTGGAATCTCATGAACACATATCAATATTTACAATAATTAAAATATTTTATAAATTCTAAATAACTTTATGCTTTTGATTTATTGAATGGAAACTGAAATTTATTTTAAATAATCTTAAAAATGAGAATTTATATTTGCTTTTGGTATTTTGATTATGGTTCTATTAAGTTCCACAAACATAAAAACATAAAAGTTAAAAGCAAATTCAATATTAAGAAACAAATAATTTTAATAATGATAAAATACAATATATCTACCTTATTAAACTATTTTGTAACTATTTGATCAAACGATGTTATTTTTTTAAAAAAATTATATATATTTTTAATATCTCTTAAAAATAAGCAGTAAACAAAATTATGATTGTATTTGAAAATAATATTATATAAGTAAAATATAATTTATCGATATTTATTTGCTGTAATTGAAAGATATTATAGTCAGCTAAATATATGAAAAATAAATATAACATTTCAATAATACTAATTATAAACTATTTTTGGTCAATTAAACATATATCAGTTTATAATTACTTTATGCAATCATCTAAGAACATAGATAGATATATAAAAATATTTCTATTTTACTTTGAATTTTTTGTATTGTTTAAAATTATGTTTTAAAAGAAATAATATTTCTTTTTATAAAATCAAGATTATCTGTGGAAATTGTTTTTAATGAAATCACATTATATAAAATTTATATTTTTCATCTAAAAAAATATAGATATAAAGAAAGTCTTTTATTACTTCAAAAGTATATTTTATATTATTTAAAAGTATTTTTTAAATGTAATATTATTTTTTTGTGAACTTTTCCTTTTTATGAAATGATATTATATATACATATAGTTTCGTTTTTCAATTTTTTTTTAACTTTATAAAAATATTCCTTTTTATTATATTTATATAATTTTTGGAAAATTTTAAAAAAGAAACGATAAATAATAGTATTTTAAATGTAATATTCTAAATTTATTAAGGGTATCAGTGTAATCAACTATCTTGAGAGTTAAAGTGAGAGCAATACATAAAAAACTTACTTCTCAAATAATATTAATATTATTGATGTTAAATTAGTAAAAATTATTTTATTCATATTTTGTTAGTTTTATATTTGTAGGGCACACTTACAAATAATTATTCGTAGGGCACACTTACAAATAATTTATAGCAAAATGAAAAACATAATCGCAATCATAATACAAATTCAATGGAAAATTAATCAATTTTGTACTTGATACTATTATTATTCTTATTCTCCTCGGGTGCGCATGTTTCTTAACAAAAAGATACTGCTATTTTCTGAAAAACGTAAGGAAACCACAAAATAAATATCAGATTTTACGTGCGTTGAGTTTTCAGATCTGTAAAAAGTCCAATCCATACTACACTTGGTTAAACCATGATTAACTGTCTGGTTAGCACGTAACGTAGAGACATGCGTCCATATATTTACTAGGCCTACCTTTTACAGATCCAGTTTCCAAAGTTACTGAGACAGTGTATATCATTGTCTGATTGGCGCCTTTTTAATTTGCCGACGTGGCTTAAAAATTAAACGTTGATAAAAAAATAAAAAGGAGTAGAAAACACACTAGTATTCAAAAAGTAGGTATCGTAGTACAAAGGAAAATAAATGAAAAAGACGACTCCGAGAAAAGAAAAGCCAAAGGTTTCTTCGTCGAGATGGTAAAGCTATAATAAGATGGAACCTTCTCCATTATTGTTAGCTTACCTTACTATCTCCGACCACATTTAGAGAGAGAGACAAAG is a genomic window containing:
- the LOC106304131 gene encoding 40S ribosomal protein S19-3, whose amino-acid sequence is MATGKTVKDVSPHEFVKAYAAHLKRSGKIELPPWTDIVKTGKLKELAPYDPDWYYIRAASMARKVYLRGGLGVGAFRRIYGGSKRNGSRPPHFCKSSGGVARHILQQLQTMNIVDLDTKGGRKITSSGERDLDQVAGRIAAAI
- the LOC106305327 gene encoding zinc finger RNA-binding protein isoform X1, whose protein sequence is MMTTAEGEYSKAKTSVWWDIENCEVPKGWDAHAIAQNVSSALLNMNYGGPVSISAYGDTNLIPHAVQQALSSTGVGLNHVPAGVKDASDKKILVDMLLWAVDNPAPANFMLISGDRDFSNALHQLSMRRYTILLAQPPRASAPLVAAAKNVWLWTSLASGGPPLTSGESSRLVNNGRGLVSNSEAAKDQVSEQAQTSKPTTLSTSVAGDTKDHKTRENHVPRAVPQDECKGATGESVTSSDSLKNVAPQKSDKRHTSQAASVPSQKTQASVKAKPVQEAKLSEPVFCSICQISCATKDAYTKHTYGKRHRSNLELSKEVLEKQNVYYHCRLCDVTCQRQVVFDSHLRGQKHAAMLSQSEALNDSKKHQEKGVREKDQPREAVAKPKSYTDYVCGLCNVVCKSQSVFDSHLSGKKHASMLSQSKELIGSKKLQEKGVGEKDIARETVAEPKPKAVHVCRLCNVTCQSPIVFESHLRGQKHAAMLTQSEALVDSNKLQEKGVGEKDRLIEAIGESQLQSQMAQENSKCLEKHVAMVNQSEALINSKKLEEKVQPIETILEPQSQFQNPQENTKFLEKPNVEVREICGTTKSNIKENNSSTKDWVETSFFGDLLCDSKAPEESRECFDGTVKPVNLSGGATEKEKEVMVPQAIAASNKSYGSQGLSTVVTNKNHTTPGFVASDGAKSSVSTNHITKEPNVCPVFCHVCQISCDSKVAFENHIYGKIHQQKNEERLKKILNNNHAAMVKEQTEQAHVDSRRTRQEVYQKELEHAHQENETTLVKTKDHVFQGAQQVKEEVKEINHISESVRNAISHACPELNQESCIPKELRLERVQLPADRNVTKKFEDWSKHNPLPTPSLSVKDCWDREAAEREDAKVQPDNFWTRLWGKKS
- the LOC106305327 gene encoding zinc finger RNA-binding protein isoform X2, encoding MMTTAEGEYSKAKTSVWWDIENCEVPKGWDAHAIAQNVSSALLNMNYGGPVSISAYGDTNLIPHAVQQALSSTGVGLNHVPAGVKDASDKKILVDMLLWAVDNPAPANFMLISGDRDFSNALHQLSMRRYTILLAQPPRASAPLVAAAKNVWLWTSLASGGPPLTSGESSRLVNNGRGLVSNSEAAKDQVSEQAQTSKPTTLSTSVAGDTKDHKTRENHVPRAVPQDECKGATGESVTSSDSLKNVAPQKSDKRHTSQAASVPSQKTQASVKAKPVQEAKLSEPVFCSICQISCATKDAYTKHTYGKRHRSNLELSKEVLEKQNVYYHCRLCDVTCQRQVVFDSHLRGQKHAAMLSQSEALNDSKKHQEKGVREKDQPREAVAKPKSYTDYVCGLCNVVCKSQSVFDSHLSGKKHASMLSQSKELIGSKKLQEKGVGEKDIARETVAEPKPKAVHVCRLCNVTCQSPIVFESHLRGQKHAAMLTQSEALVDSNKLQEKGVGEKDRLIEAIGESQLQSQMAQENSKCLEKHVAMVNQSEALINSKKLEEKVQPIETILEPQSQFQNPQENTKFLEKPNVEVREICGTTKSNIKENNSSTKDWVETSFFGDLLCDSKAPEESRECFDGTVKPVNLSGGATEKEKEVMVPQAIAASNKSYGSQGLSTVVTNKNHTTPGFVASDGAKSSVSTNHITKEPNVCPVFCHVCQISCDSKVAFENHIYGKIHQQKNEERLKKILNNNHAAMVKEQTEAHVDSRRTRQEVYQKELEHAHQENETTLVKTKDHVFQGAQQVKEEVKEINHISESVRNAISHACPELNQESCIPKELRLERVQLPADRNVTKKFEDWSKHNPLPTPSLSVKDCWDREAAEREDAKVQPDNFWTRLWGKKS